The DNA sequence AAcccacagccccctcctgcCAGCATCACAGGTGCCAGGGAAATGTTaggacaggcagggcaggagggtggCAGGACTCAGAGCAGTGCCAAGCTGTGAGAAGCACTGCCAAGGGCCTGGCGTGAGAGAGGTTACCTTTGTGATCTCTATACTGTTGGCAACAGCCACCAGCCAGGAACCAGGTTCCTTGGGTCCCACCTCAACGTGACAGAGTCCAGGGGAGTCactgggggagggcagggaaggtgTGCAGGAGCCTGAGGCAGAGTCACCATCCTCAAAGGACAACGGAGGGGACAGCCCAATCTGGAAGAACAGAAGAGGGAGAGCTGAACAGCTCCTGGTGCTCCAGATCCCCTGGAAAGGACCTCCCTGTGAGGGTCTGGAGGCAAGATACAcatcccagccccacagcaccccaggaCTTCCTAGCCAGGACCACTCTGAGTCCCCAGAACCTACCGAGTGGTAGAACTCATCAGCAGCAGGGTCAATGACCAGCAGTGTCACTTGGTCATCCCGGGCACGGATCCTGAGCACTGTCTGGTAGTGATCCAGACCCTCAATGCTCTCCCCGTTCACAGCCAGGAGTCGGTCCCCTTCCTtcatccctgcctgctctgctggcatCCCTGCATCCACGTCCCACAGGAACTGGCCTGCCCAGCAAgacagggagaggctgtggagatGCTCCCAGAGGCATCCAGCCCGTGGTGACCTGGCACTGCTGAGCCCTGGGTACAGCTGGGGAAAGGGTCCCACTGTGGGCACGGGACTTACAGCTCTTTCCCACCCACAGAGATGCCTTCCTCAGGTGTGCATTGCCCTCCTCAGCCCCCTCACCTGTGGCCCCTGATCTGCAGTCATCCTCCTTCAGCAGAAAGCCATAACCAGCCGGACCCTTCACCATGTGCAGCTTTCGGACCTTGAAAGGGAGCCAGGAGGTATCTGCCAAGGCTGCCGGCACCTGCAGACCCCGAAGGCGATAAAACTCCTCCACAGCACTGGATGCCACCAACAGCGTCACCTTGCTGccactctgcttcagctggGTGGGGAAAGCAGGGTGCTCAGACACCCCTCTGGTCCCGGTGCCGGTCCCGGTGCCGGTCCCGCAGCCACCCCGTGCCGGGAGCAGGCACCTTTCTGCCGAGCTGTATGTGTGAGTAGCTCCTCACGCTGGTTCCGTTCAGCTCCAGGAGCCAGGAGCCCGGTGGCACCCCTGCTCTCTCTGCCGGCCCGTCCTGTCGCACCGATAGCTGGAAGGTCCCCTTGGTgcctgcagggagaggaagggaagggagagtcTGGGCTGAGCCGGGGGCTGCCTCGGGGTGGCTCTTGGCACCGCCATCCCTCTTGCCCACTTTACCTTCCAGACCCGACACACTGAAGCCAAAGCCACTTTTGTCCCGGGTGATGTGGCAGAGCCGAGGGCGGATGTCAGATGGCAGCATCTGGGACAGGTCCTTGCCCAGGGCTCTGGCTGCTTCGTAGGACTCCccatccagcactgccagcaggacCTGGTTCCCACTGGACTTGATCTTCTGTACCAcctggatggaaaaaaacccaagctgggagccctgggcaAGGCACCCCCTCCAACCACACGCAGCCTGTGGGATCAGAGCCCCGGGGAAAAGCAGGGATAGGGATCACATGCTCCCTGTGATCCTCGGCTTTCCCACAGCCCCGGGATGCTCCCAGCTGGCTTACCCTCTGGTGGTCCATGTGATCCACAAAGTGGCCATTGACCTGGAGGAGCCGGTCCCCATCCTGCAGCCCTCTGCGCTGGGCCAGGCCCCCCAGTTCCACCCGCCTGATGATATGGCCCgggcagcccagctcctcaTGGAGGCAGAAGCCAAAGGTCTCTGTGCTGCCCTTGCTCAGGAGGCAGAACCGGGGCTGCCCCACGCCCTCGCCACCTGCATGAGGCA is a window from the Calypte anna isolate BGI_N300 chromosome 24, bCalAnn1_v1.p, whole genome shotgun sequence genome containing:
- the PDZD3 gene encoding LOW QUALITY PROTEIN: Na(+)/H(+) exchange regulatory cofactor NHE-RF4 (The sequence of the model RefSeq protein was modified relative to this genomic sequence to represent the inferred CDS: substituted 1 base at 1 genomic stop codon), coding for MDSANPHHMEWHAEPRKGQALSAXEYGVCSKPTAFCTDLSSPSAGLQGDKKSIIKFEFNPKDGIDNPALSLAEDVGGEGVGQPRFCLLSKGSTETFGFCLHEELGCPGHIIRRVELGGLAQRRGLQDGDRLLQVNGHFVDHMDHQRVVQKIKSSGNQVLLAVLDGESYEAARALGKDLSQMLPSDIRPRLCHITRDKSGFGFSVSGLEGTKGTFQLSVRQDGPAERAGVPPGSWLLELNGTSVRSYSHIQLGRKLKQSGSKVTLLVASSAVEEFYRLRGLQVPAALADTSWLPFKVRKLHMVKGPAGYGFLLKEDDCRSGATGQFLWDVDAGMPAEQAGMKEGDRLLAVNGESIEGLDHYQTVLRIRARDDQVTLLVIDPAADEFYHSIGLSPPLSFEDGDSASGSCTPSLPSPSDSPGLCHVEVGPKEPGSWLVAVANSIEITKSPCQEEQKRLYQAF